From the Nocardiopsis changdeensis genome, one window contains:
- a CDS encoding protein jag codes for MAEAPIDIEALENEGDIAADYIEGLLDIADFDGDIDMDVEGDRAMVSVVGATLDELIGEDGEVLEALQELTRLAVHRATGERSRLMLDIGGYREGRRKELFQVGADAAQKVKETGDAYELEPMTPFERKVVHDAVAAAGLRSESEGEEPNRYVVVHPVP; via the coding sequence GTGGCTGAGGCGCCTATCGACATCGAGGCCCTGGAGAACGAGGGCGACATCGCCGCGGACTACATCGAGGGACTTCTCGACATCGCGGACTTCGACGGCGACATCGACATGGACGTCGAGGGCGACCGTGCGATGGTCTCCGTGGTCGGGGCCACCCTCGACGAGCTGATCGGCGAGGACGGCGAGGTCCTGGAGGCCCTCCAGGAGCTGACCCGGCTGGCGGTGCACCGGGCGACCGGTGAGCGCAGCCGTCTGATGCTGGACATCGGCGGGTACCGGGAGGGGCGCCGCAAGGAGCTCTTCCAGGTCGGCGCCGACGCCGCGCAGAAGGTCAAGGAGACCGGCGACGCGTACGAGCTGGAGCCGATGACCCCGTTCGAGCGCAAGGTCGTCCACGACGCGGTCGCGGCCGCGGGCCTGCGCAGCGAGTCCGAGGGCGAGGAGCCCAACCGCTACGTGGTGGTCCACCCGGTCCCGTAG
- the yidC gene encoding membrane protein insertase YidC: MLDWLYNIVGWILVQIHAGLGLIGLNPDSGWAWGLSIVLLTMLMRLLMVPLFVKQMNTQRKMQEIQPKLRKLQERYKHDKERLQRESMELYRESGTNPLMGCLPLLLQMPVFFALFNVLRSVAEGNVRYNFTEELVESARQALVFGTPIAAHFNSSSEELLALGATNAIMAKVVIAISCVVMGTTTFLTMRQSMKRSVAQMPDNPMMQTQKIMMYMAPLFGLFGLMMPVGVLIYWVTSNVWTMVQQHFLYRNQPAPGEAVDAKAANTNGSAKGMLGRKKKQPESAPQPVEQPKIERKQPKKQSRSKRTGGGPR, translated from the coding sequence GTGCTGGACTGGCTTTACAACATCGTCGGCTGGATTCTGGTCCAGATCCACGCGGGTCTGGGCCTGATCGGCCTGAACCCCGACAGCGGGTGGGCGTGGGGCCTGTCCATCGTGCTGCTCACCATGCTGATGCGCCTGCTCATGGTGCCGCTGTTCGTCAAGCAGATGAACACGCAGCGCAAGATGCAGGAGATCCAGCCCAAGCTGCGCAAGCTCCAGGAGCGCTACAAGCACGACAAGGAGCGGCTCCAGCGGGAGTCGATGGAGCTGTACCGGGAGAGCGGCACCAACCCGCTCATGGGCTGTCTGCCCCTGCTGCTGCAGATGCCGGTCTTCTTCGCCCTGTTCAACGTGCTCCGCAGCGTGGCCGAGGGCAACGTCCGCTACAACTTCACCGAAGAGCTGGTGGAGAGCGCCCGCCAGGCCCTGGTCTTCGGGACCCCCATCGCCGCCCACTTCAACAGCTCCTCGGAGGAGCTGCTGGCCCTGGGGGCCACCAACGCCATCATGGCGAAGGTCGTCATCGCGATCTCCTGTGTCGTCATGGGCACCACGACGTTCCTCACCATGCGCCAGAGCATGAAGCGCAGCGTCGCGCAGATGCCCGACAACCCGATGATGCAGACCCAGAAGATCATGATGTACATGGCGCCCCTCTTCGGGCTCTTCGGCCTCATGATGCCCGTGGGCGTGCTGATCTACTGGGTCACCTCCAACGTGTGGACGATGGTGCAGCAGCACTTCCTGTACCGCAACCAGCCCGCGCCGGGCGAGGCCGTGGACGCCAAGGCCGCCAACACGAACGGCTCGGCCAAGGGGATGCTGGGGCGCAAGAAGAAGCAGCCCGAATCCGCGCCGCAGCCCGTGGAACAGCCTAAGATCGAACGCAAGCAGCCCAAGAAGCAGTCTCGCTCCAAGCGCACCGGTGGCGGGCCCCGCTAG
- the yidD gene encoding membrane protein insertion efficiency factor YidD, with protein sequence MTQHEPTVFARALILPIRGYQRFISPLLPPVCRFYPSCSAYAVEALRTHGALYGLWLGIRRIARCHPFTRGGYDPVPPPRGRVQESEESAGGAGSTGHAPGDQ encoded by the coding sequence ATGACCCAGCACGAACCGACGGTGTTCGCGCGTGCGCTGATCCTCCCCATCCGGGGATACCAGCGCTTCATCAGCCCGCTCCTGCCGCCCGTCTGCCGCTTCTACCCTTCGTGCAGCGCGTACGCCGTCGAGGCCCTGCGCACGCACGGTGCCTTGTACGGGCTGTGGCTGGGCATCCGGCGCATCGCCCGCTGCCACCCCTTCACCAGGGGTGGCTACGACCCGGTCCCCCCACCGCGGGGACGGGTCCAGGAGTCCGAGGAGTCTGCGGGCGGCGCCGGGTCCACCGGCCACGCTCCCGGGGACCAGTAG